The Saccharopolyspora gloriosae genome has a segment encoding these proteins:
- a CDS encoding aromatase/cyclase, with protein sequence MSRTEPHRTEHRLVVAAPADRLYALVAGVQRWPAVFAPNLHVHHLHRTPHQERFRIWALLNGTVRNWTSRRELDPRGLRVTFEQEVSSPPIASMGGEWSMRQLSGSRTELLLLHHFTAVDDDPSTIDWINRAVDANSKRELEALRDVAERGADLNDVVFSFEDSLRCAGRAADCYEFVHRADLWDHRLPHVSRVRLDEDDEGVQQLEMDTTTEDGGTHTTRSYRVCSAPSWIGYKQTVLPALLTGHSGLWTFSEDAGTTTMTARHTVAIKTDVISDVLGPGRSVADARTFLRSALGANSLTTLTRAAEFAESRSGKQASR encoded by the coding sequence ATGAGCCGAACGGAACCGCATCGCACCGAACATCGCCTCGTGGTGGCCGCGCCCGCCGACCGCTTGTACGCACTGGTCGCGGGCGTGCAGCGCTGGCCCGCGGTGTTCGCGCCCAACCTGCACGTGCACCACCTCCACCGAACACCGCACCAGGAGCGGTTCCGGATCTGGGCGCTGCTCAACGGCACGGTCCGGAACTGGACCTCGCGCCGCGAGCTCGATCCGCGCGGCCTCCGGGTCACCTTCGAGCAAGAGGTCAGCAGCCCGCCCATCGCGTCGATGGGCGGCGAGTGGTCGATGCGACAGCTGTCCGGCTCGCGCACGGAACTGCTCTTGCTGCACCACTTCACGGCCGTGGACGACGACCCGTCGACCATCGATTGGATCAACCGGGCCGTCGATGCCAACAGCAAGCGGGAACTCGAAGCGCTGCGCGATGTCGCAGAGCGCGGCGCGGACCTGAACGACGTGGTGTTCTCCTTCGAGGATTCGCTGCGGTGCGCGGGCCGCGCGGCCGACTGCTACGAGTTCGTGCACCGCGCCGACCTCTGGGACCACCGTCTCCCGCACGTGAGCCGGGTGCGGCTGGACGAGGACGACGAAGGCGTGCAGCAGCTCGAAATGGACACCACCACCGAGGACGGTGGCACGCACACCACCCGCTCCTACCGGGTCTGTTCCGCACCCTCCTGGATCGGCTACAAGCAGACCGTGCTGCCCGCGCTGTTGACCGGGCACAGCGGTCTGTGGACGTTCAGCGAGGATGCCGGGACCACCACGATGACGGCTCGGCACACCGTCGCGATCAAGACCGACGTGATCAGCGATGTCCTCGGGCCGGGCCGCAGCGTCGCCGACGCCCGCACCTTCCTGCGCTCCGCGTTGGGAGCCAACAGCCTCACCACCCTCACGCGGGCGGCCGAGTTCGCCGAGTCCCGCTCCGGAAAGCAGGCTTCGCGATGA
- a CDS encoding MBL fold metallo-hydrolase, with product MSGTAPEPKLVELADGVYAHTQPDGGWCLNNAGLIAGRDGVVVVDTAATERRALLLRKAVDALGTGGHHLVVNTHHHGDHVFGNYLFAPAAAVIAHERAREEIAETGMGLTLLWPEVEWGDIRLALPTVTFQDRMTLHVDDRIAELHHVGPAHTTNDVVVWLPAERILFAGDVLLNGCTPFNLMGSIEGSLLALERLRAFEARIVVGGHGEVCGPEVIDRTERYLRRVQQLAAAGFAAGRTPLQVARDADLGEHAELLDPERLVGNLHRAYAELEGGEPGRPLDVVAIFQEMIDFNGGELPTCLA from the coding sequence ATGAGCGGGACCGCACCTGAGCCGAAGCTCGTAGAGCTCGCCGACGGGGTCTACGCGCACACCCAGCCGGACGGCGGGTGGTGCCTGAACAACGCCGGTCTGATCGCCGGCCGCGACGGGGTCGTGGTCGTGGACACGGCCGCCACCGAACGCCGAGCGCTGCTGCTGCGGAAAGCCGTCGACGCGCTCGGCACCGGTGGCCACCACCTGGTGGTCAACACCCATCACCACGGTGATCACGTGTTCGGCAACTACCTGTTCGCCCCCGCCGCCGCCGTCATCGCACACGAGCGTGCACGCGAGGAGATCGCCGAAACCGGGATGGGCCTGACCCTGTTGTGGCCGGAGGTGGAGTGGGGCGACATCCGCCTCGCGTTGCCGACGGTGACCTTCCAGGACCGGATGACGCTGCACGTCGACGACCGCATCGCCGAACTGCACCACGTCGGCCCGGCGCACACGACCAATGACGTCGTCGTGTGGCTGCCCGCGGAGCGCATCCTGTTCGCCGGCGACGTGCTGCTCAACGGGTGCACGCCGTTCAACTTGATGGGATCGATCGAGGGGAGCCTGCTCGCGCTGGAACGGCTGCGCGCGTTCGAGGCCCGGATCGTCGTCGGCGGTCACGGCGAGGTGTGCGGGCCGGAGGTGATCGACCGCACCGAGCGCTACCTGCGCCGGGTCCAGCAGCTGGCGGCGGCCGGATTCGCCGCGGGCCGCACGCCGCTGCAAGTCGCCCGCGACGCCGACCTCGGGGAGCACGCCGAACTGCTCGATCCCGAACGTCTGGTGGGCAATCTGCACCGGGCCTACGCGGAACTGGAGGGCGGCGAGCCGGGCAGGCCGCTCGACGTGGTGGCGATCTTCCAAGAAATGATCGACTTCAACGGCGGTGAGCTACCCACCTGCCTCGCCTGA
- the rfbB gene encoding dTDP-glucose 4,6-dehydratase, producing the protein MRVLVTGGAGFIGSHFVRTMLAGGYPGYEDAEVTVVDKLTYAGDIRNLPSGHPRLGVVRGDLCDERLLRRVLPGHAEVVHFAAESHVDRSVAGAREFVHTNVLGTQTLLDACLESDVDTVVQVSTDEVYGSIAEGSWTEAEPLLPNSPYAASKAGADLIARSYQRTHGLDVRITRCSNNYGPRQHPEKLVPRFITNLLDGLPIPLYGDGRNVREWVHVEDHCRGIHLVLAHGRAGEIYNIGGGTERSNIELSHRLLELCGAGTELIRWVPDRKGHDLRYSIDDAKIRTELGYHPVRDLDEGLHEVVAWYRENRGRWRTESIGPPAEVP; encoded by the coding sequence GTGAGAGTTCTCGTGACCGGCGGAGCCGGCTTCATCGGTTCGCACTTCGTCCGGACCATGTTGGCGGGCGGGTATCCCGGCTACGAAGACGCCGAGGTGACCGTCGTCGACAAGCTGACCTACGCCGGTGACATCAGGAATCTGCCGTCGGGGCATCCGCGGTTGGGCGTGGTTCGCGGAGATCTCTGCGACGAGCGGCTGTTGCGCCGGGTGCTTCCTGGGCACGCTGAGGTCGTGCACTTCGCCGCCGAGTCCCATGTGGATAGATCGGTCGCCGGGGCGAGGGAGTTCGTGCACACCAATGTGCTGGGCACCCAGACGCTCCTCGACGCCTGTCTGGAATCCGATGTGGACACTGTCGTGCAAGTCTCGACCGACGAGGTGTACGGATCGATCGCCGAAGGATCGTGGACGGAAGCCGAACCGCTGCTGCCGAACTCGCCCTACGCCGCATCGAAGGCGGGCGCCGATCTGATAGCCCGCTCGTACCAGCGGACCCACGGGCTGGACGTGCGGATCACCCGCTGCAGCAACAACTACGGCCCGCGTCAGCATCCGGAGAAGCTGGTGCCGCGCTTCATCACGAACCTGCTCGACGGTCTGCCCATCCCGCTGTACGGGGACGGGCGCAACGTCCGGGAATGGGTGCACGTGGAGGACCACTGCCGGGGGATTCACCTGGTGCTGGCGCACGGCCGGGCCGGCGAGATCTACAACATCGGCGGCGGCACCGAACGGAGCAACATCGAGCTCTCCCATCGGCTGCTCGAACTCTGCGGAGCCGGGACGGAGCTGATCCGCTGGGTTCCCGACCGCAAGGGCCATGATCTGCGCTACTCGATCGACGACGCCAAGATCCGAACCGAGCTCGGCTACCACCCGGTTCGTGATCTTGACGAAGGTCTGCACGAAGTCGTCGCCTGGTACCGGGAGAACCGGGGCCGGTGGCGCACCGAAAGCATCGGGCCACCGGCGGAAGTGCCGTGA